Proteins found in one Amycolatopsis umgeniensis genomic segment:
- the lexA gene encoding transcriptional repressor LexA, with protein MAKESKAGNAPRGSGKVRALPEVYEVDETLTVRQQQVLDVIKMWVSRFGYPPSVREIGEAVGLTSTSSVSHQLQALQRKGYLRRDPNRPRAVGVLATTDDNPMGIDVEQPQSAAKAAYVPLVGRIAAGGPVLAEQAIEDVFPLPREIVGEGELFLLSVTGDSMVDAAITDGDWVVVRQQPTADPGEIVAAMIDGEATVKTFKRKDGHIWLMPHNEAYDPIPGDDATILGKVVAVLRRL; from the coding sequence GTGGCTAAGGAGAGCAAGGCGGGGAACGCGCCTAGGGGCTCGGGCAAGGTGCGCGCCTTGCCCGAGGTCTACGAGGTGGACGAGACCCTGACCGTGCGGCAGCAGCAGGTGCTCGACGTGATCAAGATGTGGGTGAGCCGGTTCGGTTACCCGCCGAGTGTGCGTGAGATCGGCGAGGCGGTCGGGCTGACCTCCACCTCGTCGGTGTCGCACCAGTTGCAGGCCCTGCAGCGCAAGGGATATCTGCGACGCGACCCGAACCGCCCGCGTGCGGTCGGAGTGCTCGCCACGACGGACGACAACCCGATGGGCATCGACGTCGAGCAGCCGCAGTCGGCCGCGAAGGCCGCGTACGTGCCTCTCGTCGGCCGGATCGCCGCCGGTGGGCCGGTGCTGGCCGAGCAGGCGATCGAAGACGTGTTCCCGCTGCCGCGGGAAATCGTCGGTGAGGGTGAGCTGTTCCTGCTCAGTGTCACCGGTGACTCGATGGTCGACGCCGCCATCACCGATGGCGACTGGGTCGTCGTGCGTCAGCAGCCCACGGCCGACCCCGGCGAGATCGTGGCCGCGATGATCGACGGCGAGGCGACGGTCAAGACGTTCAAGCGCAAGGACGGCCACATCTGGCTGATGCCGCACAACGAGGCGTACGACCCCATCCCGGGTGACGACGCCACGATCCTCGGCAAGGTCGTCGCCGTTCTCCGCAGGCTTTAG
- a CDS encoding LysM peptidoglycan-binding domain-containing protein: MSILADRGLVRPSSPGPVPAGLTRPVRAARGRRAEPLRPPTRARVVAGRRPGVATASPGCPAPRRLPLRWPSLVAMALLVAGIVTGLGLFSAGVPGAAVPERTTTVSVSAGETLSELAARFAPGSDTGAVVAKIKELNSLEDAVLVPGLPLTVPVAAEVAGGGK, translated from the coding sequence ATGTCGATTCTGGCCGATCGAGGACTGGTGCGACCCAGTTCCCCCGGGCCCGTTCCGGCAGGGCTGACCCGGCCCGTACGGGCGGCGCGGGGCAGGCGTGCCGAGCCTTTGCGCCCGCCGACCAGGGCGCGGGTCGTGGCGGGCCGCCGTCCCGGTGTCGCCACCGCCTCCCCGGGGTGCCCGGCGCCCCGGCGGCTCCCGCTCCGGTGGCCGTCGCTCGTCGCGATGGCCTTGCTCGTCGCCGGGATCGTCACCGGATTGGGTCTGTTCTCGGCCGGTGTCCCCGGCGCCGCGGTGCCCGAACGGACCACCACGGTGTCCGTTTCCGCGGGCGAGACGCTGTCGGAACTCGCGGCGCGATTCGCGCCAGGCAGCGACACCGGCGCGGTCGTCGCCAAGATCAAGGAGCTCAATTCCCTGGAAGACGCCGTTCTCGTGCCCGGACTGCCGCTCACGGTCCCGGTCGCGGCCGAGGTGGCCGGGGGAGGCAAGTGA
- the nrdR gene encoding transcriptional regulator NrdR, producing MRCPFCRHADSRVVDSREVDEGQAIRRRRSCAACGRRFTTSETMVLAVVKRSGVTEQFSRDKVVRGVRRACQGRPVDDDALQQLAQRVEESIRSAGLAEIPSHEVGLAILGPLRELDGVAYLRFASVYRSFSSVEDFEKEISDLREAMAAAPDESDQDAKDG from the coding sequence ATGAGGTGCCCGTTCTGCCGGCATGCGGACTCTCGGGTCGTCGACTCCCGAGAGGTGGATGAGGGTCAAGCGATCCGGCGGAGGCGTTCGTGCGCCGCCTGCGGCCGGCGCTTCACCACTTCGGAGACGATGGTGCTCGCCGTCGTCAAGCGATCCGGGGTCACCGAGCAGTTCAGCCGGGACAAGGTGGTCCGGGGGGTGCGCCGCGCCTGTCAAGGCAGGCCGGTCGACGACGACGCGCTGCAGCAGCTCGCGCAGCGGGTCGAGGAGTCGATCCGCTCGGCGGGGCTGGCGGAGATCCCGAGTCACGAGGTCGGCCTGGCGATCCTGGGCCCCCTGCGCGAACTCGACGGCGTCGCCTATCTCCGGTTCGCCAGTGTCTACCGCTCCTTCTCCTCGGTCGAGGACTTCGAGAAGGAGATCTCGGACCTTCGTGAGGCCATGGCTGCCGCACCGGACGAGAGCGATCAAGACGCGAAAGACGGCTGA
- a CDS encoding vitamin B12-dependent ribonucleotide reductase, which yields MTETVGTGNPATARTSGKKKQAGGLTVRRVFTTEGVHPYDQVTWESRDVVMTNWRDGTVNFEQRGVEFPDFWSVNATNIVTSKYFRGAVGSSQREQSLKQLIDRVVRSYAGAGREHGYFASPADAEVFEHELTWMLLHQVFSFNSPVWFNVGTTSKQQVSACFILAVDDTMESILNWYREEGLIFKGGSGAGLNLSRIRSSRELLSSGGTASGPVSFMRGADASAGTIKSGGATRRAAKMVVLDVDHPDVEEFVQTKAREEEKIKVLRDAGFDMDLSGSDITSVQYQNANNSVRVSDEFMQAVETQGDFGLRARMTGEVIDRVDAKKLFRTIAQAAWECADPGLQYDGTINDWHTCPESGRITASNPCSEYMHLDNSSCNLASLNLLKFATADGGFDAPKFAKAVELVITAMDISICFADFPTEAIGDTTRKFRQLGIGYANLGALLMALGHAYDSDGGRALAAAITSLMTGVSYRRSAELAAVVGPYEGYARNAEAHQRVMRKHAAANELVRTYHANDAAVRALATQEWKRGIELGEASGWRNAQASVLAPTGTIGFMMDCDTTGIEPDFSLVKFKKLVGGGSMQIVNQTVPRALTALGYQAEQVEAIVEYIAEHGHVVDAPGLRPEHYEVFDCAVGERSIAPMGHVRMMAAVQPFLSGAISKTVNMPESATVEEVEEIYFQGWKYGLKALAIYRDNCKVGQPLSTGKKDKAEPEAEKVVEYRPVRKRLPKKRPSQTVSFTVGGAEGYLHAGSYPDDGLGEIFVKLGKQGSTLSGVMDAFSMSISVGLQHGIPLEFYVSKFSNLRFEPAGMTDDPDIRIATSVMDYLFRRLALDYLPYEKRAQLGIFTADERSAQVEATYGTAPAAEPENVDIDALRSTVDSSAADPTKRVAHSTAELVELNLGTASDAPLCMTCGTKMRPAGSCYACEGCGATSGCS from the coding sequence ATGACCGAGACCGTGGGAACAGGCAACCCGGCCACAGCGCGGACGAGTGGGAAGAAGAAGCAGGCCGGCGGGCTCACCGTGCGGCGTGTCTTCACCACCGAGGGCGTCCACCCGTACGACCAGGTCACCTGGGAGTCGCGGGACGTGGTGATGACGAACTGGCGCGACGGCACGGTCAACTTCGAGCAGCGTGGTGTCGAGTTCCCCGACTTCTGGTCGGTCAACGCGACGAACATCGTCACCAGCAAGTACTTCCGCGGCGCCGTCGGCTCGTCCCAGCGCGAGCAGAGCCTCAAACAGCTGATCGACCGCGTCGTCCGCTCCTACGCCGGCGCGGGCCGCGAACACGGCTACTTCGCGAGCCCCGCCGACGCCGAGGTCTTCGAACACGAACTGACCTGGATGCTGTTGCACCAGGTGTTCAGCTTCAACTCGCCGGTGTGGTTCAACGTCGGCACGACGTCGAAGCAGCAAGTCTCGGCGTGTTTCATCCTCGCCGTCGACGACACCATGGAGTCGATCCTCAACTGGTACCGCGAGGAAGGCCTGATCTTCAAGGGCGGTTCCGGCGCGGGCCTGAACCTTTCGCGCATCCGTTCCTCACGCGAGCTGCTGTCCTCCGGAGGCACCGCGTCCGGCCCGGTCTCCTTCATGCGCGGTGCCGACGCCTCCGCGGGCACCATCAAATCCGGTGGCGCCACCCGGCGCGCGGCGAAGATGGTCGTGCTCGACGTCGACCACCCGGACGTCGAGGAGTTCGTGCAGACCAAGGCGCGCGAAGAAGAGAAGATCAAGGTCCTCCGTGACGCAGGGTTCGACATGGACCTTTCCGGTTCGGACATCACCTCGGTCCAGTACCAGAACGCGAACAACTCGGTCCGCGTCTCCGACGAGTTCATGCAGGCCGTCGAGACCCAGGGCGACTTCGGCCTTCGGGCCCGGATGACCGGCGAGGTCATCGACCGGGTCGACGCCAAGAAGCTGTTCCGCACCATCGCGCAGGCCGCCTGGGAGTGCGCGGATCCGGGGCTGCAGTACGACGGCACGATCAACGACTGGCACACCTGCCCCGAATCGGGCCGGATCACCGCGTCCAACCCGTGTTCGGAGTACATGCACCTGGACAACTCCAGCTGCAACCTCGCCTCGCTGAACCTGCTGAAATTCGCCACCGCCGACGGTGGTTTCGACGCGCCGAAGTTCGCGAAGGCCGTCGAGCTGGTCATCACCGCGATGGACATCTCGATCTGCTTCGCCGACTTCCCCACCGAGGCGATCGGCGACACCACGCGCAAGTTCCGCCAGCTGGGCATCGGGTACGCGAACCTCGGCGCGCTGCTGATGGCGCTCGGGCACGCCTACGACTCCGACGGTGGCCGTGCGCTCGCCGCCGCGATCACGTCGCTGATGACAGGCGTCTCGTACCGGCGTTCGGCCGAACTGGCCGCGGTCGTCGGGCCGTACGAGGGTTACGCGCGCAACGCCGAGGCGCACCAGCGGGTCATGCGCAAGCACGCCGCGGCCAACGAACTGGTGCGGACCTACCACGCCAACGACGCCGCGGTCCGCGCGCTCGCGACCCAGGAATGGAAGCGCGGCATCGAACTGGGCGAGGCCAGCGGCTGGCGCAACGCGCAAGCAAGTGTGTTGGCGCCCACCGGAACCATCGGCTTCATGATGGACTGCGACACGACCGGTATCGAGCCGGACTTCTCGCTGGTCAAGTTCAAGAAGCTGGTCGGTGGCGGTTCGATGCAGATCGTCAACCAGACCGTCCCGCGCGCGCTGACCGCGCTCGGCTACCAGGCCGAACAGGTCGAAGCGATCGTCGAGTACATCGCCGAGCACGGCCACGTCGTCGATGCCCCCGGCCTGCGCCCCGAGCACTACGAGGTGTTCGACTGCGCGGTGGGGGAGCGGTCCATCGCGCCGATGGGTCACGTCCGGATGATGGCCGCGGTGCAGCCGTTCCTGTCCGGCGCGATCTCCAAGACGGTCAACATGCCGGAGTCGGCGACCGTCGAGGAGGTCGAGGAGATCTACTTCCAGGGCTGGAAGTACGGCCTCAAGGCGCTAGCGATCTACCGCGACAACTGCAAAGTCGGCCAGCCGCTGTCCACCGGAAAGAAGGACAAGGCCGAGCCAGAGGCCGAAAAGGTCGTCGAGTACCGGCCGGTCCGCAAGCGCCTTCCGAAGAAGCGCCCGAGCCAGACGGTGTCGTTCACCGTCGGCGGCGCCGAGGGCTATCTGCATGCCGGGTCGTACCCGGACGACGGGCTCGGCGAGATCTTCGTGAAGCTCGGCAAGCAGGGGTCGACCCTCTCGGGCGTGATGGACGCGTTCTCCATGTCGATCTCCGTCGGCCTGCAGCACGGGATCCCGCTGGAGTTCTACGTTTCGAAGTTCTCCAACCTGCGCTTCGAGCCCGCGGGCATGACCGACGACCCGGACATCCGGATCGCCACCAGCGTCATGGACTACCTGTTCCGCAGGCTGGCGCTGGACTACCTGCCCTACGAGAAGCGCGCACAGCTCGGCATCTTCACCGCCGACGAGCGCTCCGCGCAGGTCGAGGCCACCTATGGCACCGCTCCCGCCGCCGAACCGGAGAACGTCGACATCGACGCCCTTCGGTCCACTGTGGACTCGTCGGCGGCGGACCCCACCAAGCGGGTGGCGCATTCGACGGCGGAACTGGTGGAACTGAACCTCGGCACCGCTTCCGACGCGCCGCTCTGCATGACCTGCGGCACCAAGATGCGACCGGCCGGTTCTTGCTACGCCTGTGAAGGGTGCGGAGCGACCTCTGGTTGCAGCTGA